The Musa acuminata AAA Group cultivar baxijiao chromosome BXJ3-6, Cavendish_Baxijiao_AAA, whole genome shotgun sequence region CCATGTGAGCTCCCGATATGCCATGTCAGCTTTGACGTGGCGATTGACTGCGATTGCGGGGGAGATGCCTGCTATCTCACTACTAAAGGTTTCATGCCTTCATTTGCTGTTGACCTCTAATTAGAACGCTAACCGAACACACGTCAGACGGCCAAGATGAAATCATCAAGTTCACTGGAAATCGATTTTGACAGAAATTAGAATTGTGACTCCTTTGCGCTATTAATAACAGGCCTCGTTTATTTGGGGGAGACGGCGAACTCCGCAGGTGACGGAAGGAAACCCTAAGACGCGGACCCTTTGCCTCTATACCGTACGAATCCCTCTCCAATTTAATATTGTGGCGGTCGATCTTTCTCGTGTTCCTGTggctgatttattggtcttgctcTATTTCCCCCCTTGCGTTCGTTGATTGCATTCGAGGGTTTTCTTCCCTGGATCGTCTTGTGCGCGTTCTTTCGATTTTTCTGCAGCGGTTTCCAGATGCTTCTTGTCTcgtaaaatcctttttttttttcttctttttcgtgCTTGTCCTATTTCGCGGGTGTATGTTGCTTTGTGCTGAATGTTGTTTCTGTTCGTTCCTTTTGTCTTGCCGTTGCAGGTCTTGTCTTAGTTCGTGATTTGATCGGATACTGATGGCTTCCAAGAGGATCATGAAGGAGTTGAAGGACCTGGAGAAGGACCCTCCTGCATCTTGCAGCGCGGGTTGGTTTCCTGTTCAGCTAATTGTGCAATTAATTTTATGATTCCTTTTGTTAGTTTTATTTGCAATTTCTTTCTGTTGTTAGCTTCTCTTCTGTAGCAATTCTACTCCGTTTGGTCATCATGCTTTTCTTGATTTTTCATGTAGATGATTCTCTCTCTCCACGTGTTCTATTGTTGTTTGTTCATTGCATACATTTTGTATTCTTGTTTGTATATACAGCGTTGCTGTGTTCTCTTGTTGCATAAGCATTTTCTAGGGAAAGTCTTTAGCTCAAACGTGTTGTTAACCGTGAGAAAGCAATATTAACATTTTGTAATTTATCCAGCATATAAAGGTACTTATGTCGTGGTCTATTCATTTTTACATAGCTAAGTGATCTCGTAGATGATAATGTGAATGCATTAAGCATCTTGAATATCATGCCCATCAGTAGGTGTTATGTTACTGTTTGGCAGGCACTAAAGTCACAGTTCCTACTTATTAGTTAGTTACATAAATTGAATATCAAATGATATGTTGGTAATCCTTTGCTTCTCATGGCTTTTTATACACTTATTGGAACATGGATACTTCTAATTACTTGCTCTGTGTATTGGTTATATGTTGGATATAATATTCCTTGGATATTTCTTGGATACATGTATATGTTTTCTTTAATTATCCTAATTTTGTTAATTATTGAAAGGAATTGATATTGTTCACTTAGGGGGACACTTTATGAATACTTCTTtgggagaattttttttttaataatgatgCTACTTATGAATTAGATGAGATGAATATATGATTGGATACATTATTTGTaacaaaaattattattactaattaATTAACTATATTCATTTTTCATACATTATTATTACCTTGAACCTCTCTATATTCAAGCAGTATGTGACTAAAATATAATATCTTTTGATGAACAGATTAGGAATTCTGGTGAattacttataaatatttatcatgagATATGACCATAATTTTCACTATGGTATATCAAGCTTTTGTAAATGTAATTATTTTATTCTTGAGCACGTTCTTGCTGTCATTTCCATGTTCTTGAAGCCTGTTCAAAATTTAGTAACATGGATCAGCACAATCTTTTTATATTATTCAAAACATACATTCATATATTCTTTGCTTTTATACAATCTTATGTGTATCTAGACTTACAATTATGTTTTATAAGCATGTTTTCTGGTAAATGAGCTGCAAATCAGCAGCTTGACATTCGCTGTTGTCCCTAATGGAAAAAATAATATAGTGAAAGCCATGGTGACCACAAATAACTCACTCTTTGGGGCTCATTGAAACATAAAATTAGCCCTTATTCCGACATAGGACTGTTCAGTTTTATTAGCAATTTTAGATAAATTGTCACTAAATCTCGGTCTAGTTAGCAGCAATATGATGAAATATTGAATTCCTGTTCTTATAGTTCCATGCCTCTGATCCTTTTCCCTCAAAATGTGATATAGACATTCGACTttcttttaaggtctttagcatgATATGTGAATCACCACATTTTCTTTGCAAGCTGTTAGGAATCTATTAATGAGAGGTTTGTCTTACATATTTGTTGATTTTATAGGCCCTGTGGCTGAGGACATATTCCACTGGCAGGCGACCATCATGGGACCAGCTGATAGCCCATTTGCAGGTGGTATATTTCTTGTGAATATTCACTTTCCACCTGATTACCCATTCAAGCCACCCAAGGTAACTACTTCAGCATAATCTGTGTACCTATCTAATTTCTCTATGTGGTTATCTTATGCATGGAGACATTGCCTTCATAATGACCATTACTTTTACTATCTAACAGAGTAAAGCAATATGGTTAAAGGATATAGGCTTTGACAGTTTTGTGTGATTGTTGAGTTTTCTTGAATTAAAAGGAAAATCCTATGAGACAGTTAAAGTACTAGCTATTCTCTACTTTGGGAATTTTTGTGATCTTGTCCCTGTTAATTAACATAAATCATATAACATAGGCCAGCCATGCTTTATGAACTGGTATGTTGATTGAATAGGAAACATGTTAAAAAAGGTTGTCATTGAAATGAAACTGTTAAGCTGAATTTGTACTCGAGAAAGTATAGAATAAGAAATATTTTGTATTCACTAACAACTAGTTATAGCTCCTCTGGAGGATAAAATAAGGTAAATCCATTTTAAACATGTTCAAAGGATACCAATGGTTAGCGCAGTTGGATGAGCATTTCCGATTAAGGTTAGTTTTGAGAAACTAGGATATGAAGACCTAAGAAAAGTTCACTGGAATCACAAAAAGAGGTTTGATTGCTTGTCGTTAAATAGTGATATCGCTCTACATTAAGTTTAGTGGTGGTCCATGTACTTGACACAAATAATTGCGACTTTACAGCTTGTTGTTGGTTGTTACCTATGGAATAAATGCTTGTCCTCTAATCCTTATAGTGATTGCTTCAAATGGTGCATTTCCCTGAATTGTCTCTAGATTTTTTTATGAGACATCCATATTGCAATATCTTTACTTCCTGTGATAGTGGAGATTCTACGCCTGTTTCCCTAGCTTCGAGTAGTTAGAAATAGTGGCAGTTTGTGCAATATTTTTGGTTTTCTATATTTTCTCACTTCTTGCTTTTTCCCCTTTTTATGTGAAGtccattataaataaataatgacaTAAGAATATTGAGACATCATTAAAGGGAATATAAAAAGCCTTGTAAAAGATGTAATTAATGATGAAGATGAAGACAGTTCAGTCCCAACAAGACTAAGTGGAGAGTATTGTGGCAGAGCATAAATGTGAAAAGGGGATTCCTTGATCTCAGCATTCTTATGGGTTGTCCTATGTCAATCACTATCTACTGTAAGACCCTGGTTTTGTTTGGCCAAGAATAGCCTACTAACTGATGCGTCTTTAGCCCAAGAGTTCTTACTGGGTTTGCTGGAGGCCTAGAAGATTAATGAACCCCATAATAATTGGATATCAGTGATCGGCCATTACTGTTACCGTCATGTAGATATTGGCTAAGTCATATTTGATTGTGTTGTGCCAGCTCATAACCTGAGGTTAAACTTTACAGCCAGATGAAGGATGGCTTTTGTTTTCTAATAGGAATGTGGTCAAATCCATTTTGGCATTGGCTGATCTTTAATCATCTTGCAATTTTATGTGTGTTTTTGGAATGCTAATTAGAATCTGGTTTACCATTCACTGCTTTGCCAAAGTAGTAATTATATATGCTAATTTATTATGTGATGTTAACTAATCTGGGCATGTGCATGTAACTTAACATTGGTCTACAGAATCTTGACAAATTGAGTGTGAAACATGTAATCTAAACAGAAGCGATACTTGTTTTATGTGGTTAATATTGAATGAAGTCTAGTCTCTTTATGATAGCAATGCCACATATCACATTGGGAAATTTGGTCATATAATAATTTTCAGGTCTCGTTTCGCACCAAAGTTTATCATCCGAATATCAACAGCAATGGAAGCATCTGCCTTGACATCTTAAAGGAGCAGTGGAGTCCTGCTCTGACAATATCCAAGGTGATTCTAATTTGTTTGAGCACTTCTTTCAGATATTGTTGCCTCTCTCAAGTTGTATGTACTTTCCCATCAATTTTGCTTTGAAGTTCCAGGTTAGTTAGATTTTTGGAATATAAACTGCCTGTGGCTAAGTTTAGGGTTAAGTAATGGTGGTTATGGCCTTCTAAGTCGGTTTACGAAAAATGTTTTTGTCAATCTGTGCTCTGACTTATGTCACAACATTGGGTATCCTCTTGTAGATATAATGATTTTTGGGTAGGTAAAACAGGTAGCAACTTATGTTGACTATGACATTGAATATGTTAAACCATGGGTTATCCTAGAGGTTTACAGTGGTATCAGTCGAAGTTCAAGGCAATAATGCTTTGTATTGTTTGGAATGGAGAAGAAGGCCAATGGGAAGAATGGGTTATGTCAAATTTGCGAACATGAATGTAAATGGACACGTCATGAGTGAAGTAATAATGCTTTATATTGTTTGGAATGGAGAAGGCCAGTGGTAAGAATGGATTATATCAAACTCAGGGGGGACATGAATACTGTAAATGGATATAGGTCGTAGCAGCGAGTAAATTTTATATTAGAGCTAGTTCTGCATTGTCAGTATTGTAAGAGAGTCACTTGAGTTGGCAAGATGTGAGATTGCCATCTTACAGTTTTGCTTCTTGACGCTTTAATTAAGGAAGTTTGGTAATCAACACTGATACATGCATGTTACACGATGTTATGCAGGTGCTCCTATCCATCAGTTCACTTTTGACAGATCCTAACCCTGATGATCCATTGGTTCCTGAAATTGCTCACATGTACAAGACTGATCGCGTCAAGTATGAGGCAACCGCCCGATCTTGGACCCAGAAATATGCCATGGGATAAGAATCCTCTAGCTGATGACCAAGGGTTGCTACTCGCTACTCCTCACTGGTAATAGCAAGACTAGGTAGGCTTGCTGCAATAAGGAGAAAGAAGACTTGGAAACTTTGCTGGGCAATTAGCAGTACATGATGTCCACCCTGCGTAATATTAGAattacaatgataagctatacctTAATTGGTGAACCAACTTTGGATACAAACCATGATATTTACCACCATCTTATAACTTGTTCTTCTTTtatactgatatatatatatatcatgagttGCTATTCCTCCTGTGATGGTTGTTTTGTCATCTCTTCAATGTGCAGTGGATATCTAGATAGCGACAATTACATAAAGCAGTAAATTTATTCTAGGAGAAATGTATCATATTTACTTGTGCTTTCGGACACGTAGGAAATGACACGGTGCACATGATGTGATCCTGACACTGTTGCTCAGTAACAATGCAGCAATGGGCCTTGTGTGTGCCGTAGCATAAATGGGCCACATTACCATGATCATGAATAACATTGACCAACGGCATCTACAAGTAGTCCGAATGCGACAACTGGGAGGTCACTGCCACGCCGGTGGTCTCACTGTGACCACAAGGTGCTCTGTCTATAATAAACGTTGCGAGATATGAAACAACGAGATCCATTTATTTAATACTGTCACGGCCACGTCTGACTTCCTTAGCGTAGACGTGGCGGTGACTCAATCCCCACAATCGTATTATTGTGGAACGCTAGATTCCATCAGGATGCACCAAACAAGTATTTCTACTGTCCAGTTATACATCACCCAACCTCCCAGCTTTAGCATTTTTATACCATAGCACACCACCGTACATCATATCACACTGCAAGCACCACAGCCACAATCTTAGCCGCAGCCACCGGCGGCGAACCCAATCCTCAACCTGCCCACATCGTAAACCACGCTGTACGTCTCCTGCTGCTTGTTGCCGACGATCGCCACCCTCCCGGAGGGCGCGAACGCCAGGCACGTCGTCGAGCTATCCACGTCGATCATCACGTTCCTGGGCGCCAGTCTTAGCGTGGCGCCCCCCTGGAACACCATCTCCACCGCCGGCACCGCCAGCCTACTTAGGCCCCCCTTGAAGCAGGTGTCGAGTATCGAGTACGCCGGCGCCCGCGGGTAGCCCCTCAGCGCTGCTGCCACCGCGCTGCTCAATGCGTCGTAAACGTCCGACGGGAGCCGCGTGATGACCGTCCCCGAGTCGATGACCGTCGGCGTACCGGTGTAGGCCGAGGACGACACCGGCAGACCTCGCCCGCCGACGGTAATGCTGGTGAGCCTGACGAAGTACAAGGTGTCGTCCAACGAGCTCGACTGCATGGGGGTGTATGAGTACTGCCCCGGTTCGTAGGAGCCGATCGACAGGTATCCGGTGGATCCGGTGGTGGGGAGGCAGTAAGAGAAAGAGTAGCCCAAGCTTGGCGCAAGCTGAGATAGCAGGGAGAGCCTGTTACGCGCCAGGCCGATGAGGCCGGCGGACTGCCCGAAGAGGCCCTCGTTGTCCTGGCCGCAGCCGAAGACGAAGTTAGCCACTCTATGGCCGGAGCCTAAGGAGAGCGTGTCCTTGCTCAGGTAACCGACGGAGAAGGAGCTGTCACCGTAGCTGGCCTGGTAAATGCAGACATTGGACTGGGAGCACGCGGAAGGGTTGAGAGTGGCGGACTCGAGGCTGTCGCACTCGGACGCGGAGCAGGAGACGGCGCGGTAGGTGGCGGAAGACGCGGGGTTGAATACGGAGCCCACCTGGGCGTGGCAGGACACGCTGCAAGGGGAGCACTGGAGCCAGGAGAGGGAGGACCCGGTGTCGACCAACATGACGTAGGACTTGGCAGGCGTGCCGAGGTCGATACGGGTGATGTAGTTGCCGACGCCGATGGAATTGCCAGGGGAGAGGGGGACGGAGATGGCGGCTGGCCGGAGGAGAGAGGACACGGGCTTGGGCATGGACTTGGTCAGCCGGGCGGCGAGCGATCGGACGCGGGCCTCGTCGTGGGAGAGGATGGCGGAGAAGGGAAGGTCGGGGAAGGGGGCCGGGGAGCAGGGGCTCCTGGGGTGATGGAGAGTGAGGTGGAGGCCCGAGCTGTTGAGGTTGCGGAGTGGACCTGCGTGTGGCAAGTAAGTCAACGCATTACATGTACCATGTTAGTCAACACAAGCAATCATAAAAACGGTCGAGTCGCATATGATAGGTGTAAATGTGTTCAGAGGATAGAAGAAACACTACTATGACTTTTATTtcgttctctctcttcttttgttgACTTTTTTAGACTTGGTTGTCGACAACACAAGAATATATATGGTGGTTGACCGTGGACCCATTACTTGCACTTGCCACCATTTGGTCGTTTCCACATAACCATGTGAAGCTTATCTGTTGACCAGTCTTGAATGCTTCCTGGTCAACAGCCTGATCAAGAGACAGCTTCATCAATCGCTTGTTATGAATGGAATGCCAATTGCCAAAGTATTGCAAGGAACAGAGGACCGAGGGAAGAAGTATGTGACGAGAAAAgttctctctcttcctttctAATACTACAATGATCAAAATGATGTTTGAGCTTCTTCTGAATTATCTAATTCCTCTCGGTTCgtaaagcaaaagaaaataaagCAGATGGAAAGTAATCAGGCATCAAAACGTTGGAAGACATTTCTGAAACTTCCTACCTCGATAAGAACCTGTATTGAGTTTTCTTGACAATTCATCTCATCTAAAAGTTGACTGATCAACATAATATGTTCAACACCATCATAAACTTTTTTGCCAgagtggattatatatatatatgtatatattgtgagagagagagagagagagtacccaTGAAGTTGGCAGAGCAGGAGCTGTTGGGAACATCGTTCAAGGGAGATGATGCTGCTGAGAGCAGGAGGTAGAAAGGTAGACAGAGAAGCAATCCCATCTCTCCTAAGACCTGGACACCGGAAGGTACTTTGGTGCTCGGACATTGTGGGCTCTATATAGGGATTCCAAGGTAGCACGAGGTACTtctttggtggtggtggtggtggtgagagCCTGAGAAAAGTAGCTTTCAACTCTTGAAAAAGAAGAAGTGGGTGGAACTTCAACACCATCTGAAAATTGAGGTGGATGGTGGTGACACCCACCCAATTGTAGCTCGACTGTCGTATCCTAGAAACCCAAAaaatacaaagaaaagaaaatttgaaaGATCCCACATTattccagaagagaagaaaaaaaaaaggaaaaggaaaaggaaaaggaaaacaaaaatcctTTTTGGAGAACCCACAAGATTCTTTCTCCCTCACAAGAAGTTTGGCATAGAAAGGTGATCAATGAATTCACCAACTTAACACCCAACTGATTAGCAATTAAATGCACCCATCTACCGCCACTCTACACAGTAATTGCTACCACATTCAAGTGGCCATTGTCCACACTCCATATTCATGGACAAATTAAGGTTCAAAAGATGGAGAAGAAGCTCGGTGAGGTGACCTTTTCATTTCGGCATCTTCATCGACTTGATTGCAGACTAAATAAAGCAAACCAAGTTGCACTTGTTTGTATCAATCTTTTGGATCTTATGAACCTTACAAGCAAGTCCACTTTCTTTAGATTTCATCACTGACCTGTCTGACTCCTCTGCTTGGAGTCCCTGAAAGGATCCATTTGTTTCGACATGCTTGGATTCTGAAATGAAAATATCAGGTAACTTTGCCATTCTACAATCTGGAAATAAAGTTTGATACCATATGCCTAggcatgcatcattatatttccaAATTGCTTACTGCATTTGGTGAAATTATCCATTTCATGCATCAGTCGTAAAGATTTCGTAAAATTCGATAGGTATCTGAAGCAGGAACCAATCCATGTGAAATGTTTGGTGGATACCTGATCGAATCTGAAGTGACAAAATAAATTATCCTCTCACAGATCACCAAACTATCACCATTTAGTTTCATCCAATCCGTGAGTAAATGCTTCATGGTTATTGCAGGGAAAGAATTGTTTCTTTGGCAGGAAAAGAACACTGAATGGTATGTACAAAATCATGTTTATAAGTAGGTGATTGTAACTGTGATACCAATCGAAAGCTAAACGACGATGAAGAATGGTGAAAACAAACATAGTCATGATGTGAGAATGAGTTCTCAAAGAAGACATTTGTTACTGACCGATCCATGCATGCAGCCGACCGATGGTCAGTCAGGGCAGAAATTGTTACCGAGATGTACTTGTTGGCATGCAAATGCTCGAAGTAGGGAAAGGAAGATAGGAATCACAAGTTGAAGATGAGCATTGATTTAGACAATTGTGTTGCCATCAGTTAGCTAGATATCACTGTCAAATTATCACCAACAGACGATTCATCAAAGACTTGGATTACATGAAGCACCACCAGTTGCAGGCGAAAGACCGGCAACCCAAAACAAGGATTCCTGTGCTGGTTTGGCGTCTAAAATTAACAGATGAAGGTGAATCTAGCAATTTTATGAGGCAGAAGAATTGGTTGGCCTAACGGGATGTCACAGTATCCATGGCCTTGCTGAAGTGTTTGGATTCAAGACATGTCCAAGACAATCTGGACAAAGATATTTCTCGGCCAACTGACATAAATCCTAGAGAAAGCAAGTGAAAGCAGCTAAACAAGGCTAAGATGATAAGCAATCGGTGTTGAGTTTTTAGAATTAACAATTAGTTCTTGTATTAATATTGAAGATTACTTGGAAGCTCTGCAAGAGTTACTGGAGAAATCTTTGAATCTTGATCCAGAATGGCGTGCCAAGCCTCTATCTGGCACAGAAAACCTCTTCTTTTGGAGCAAAAGTGGTCTCAGCCTTGTTGATCTCAATAtcaatatttattcttcttttagTTGGTGAAACAATCTAACAGAAGAGAcatgaaaaaaagattatttgaAGGGCCAAGGCATAAAGATTACTTGCCAATATTGGGTGAGCATAAAGTTGGGCTAAAATGACCTCTTTTCCTCGTTTAATACAAACAGTAGCACACAGAAAAATAGAAATGGAGGAATATTTAATGTAAATAGTTCATAATTGTTTTCGCTAGTTCGTAGCATTCAAgacatacaagcacaaagagagaCATGtaggaaaacaagaagaaaaggtTCATCTTTGAGATGAGATCAGATTCATAGAATCTCCTTTCCGTCTTCCTTTGCAAACAAGAGTTCTAATGGAACATCGAGACTTCTTTGTGTTCTTTCCTGCCAACAAATGCATTACTCCACCGAGAGGACGAAGCTGTCGAGCTGCATCAGCATTACTGTGATGTGAGGTCATACTATAGAGCTAGCTGCACCCGTAGCCTGCTCTTACGAGTAGCTTGTGACATGGGTCGGCTAAGGCCAATCGACTTCACAAGGAATGTTCAGCTGCCTTGCTCTGTCAGCTGAGCTTGACATCGCAACCACTTGACGCATGACTTGTATCGTGCAGATGTTATGCACATCACTGAAACAGCAGGATCGTGATGTGACATGCTTTGACTCTGATGAGATGATAGATAAGAATTGCAGACAGGTTGGGGATCAGTTTTCTCCGAGAGAAGACTAATGATGTCCCATACCCTTTCCACGGTAAAACAGATCAGAGAGTAACAGTCCAAATGAGATAATCTTTTTTTGTGATACACCTTATAACATCAATGAATATAACATCctcatttatttttataatttgaaagtgaataaaaatttaaattaacttatatcatgattatttttaagttGTCGTCCTAACCGCTTGGCCCGAGTAAGAATTAGTTTGGAGAAAGATTGTCATGACCTAGCTTAAGATAACTAATTTGTTAATTTTGTTAAACTTAAGTCaacaatctaaaatatttaagttaagttCAATACATGCATGAGAacattataaattattataagtcTTAGTCTCCAAATATCTACTCTAAGTTTTTATTGGGTTTCACGGGAACGGATTCACTTTAAGTTGAAGTTCATAATGATACATGCATGAGAACATTATAAATTATTGTAAGTCTTAGTCTCCAAATATCTACTCTAAGTTCTTATTGTGCTTTACGGAAcaaattcattatatatgtgtgaccctttagacCTGACTCTTTCTGacttagttaattattattttcataataattcactcaatttaTCAACTATAGGCCACTGCGTCATAGTCCTTAGATGATATAGAGAAATCTAATCTATTAGACCTATTGACCCTTAGCTGACAtgcatctatagtccctcatctatctaacatcctagagatcatataccgagcatcacgttgtcagacccatatgaaaTCTATCTGAGTCTCACTTTAATTGAA contains the following coding sequences:
- the LOC135641078 gene encoding ubiquitin-conjugating enzyme E2-17 kDa-like: MASKRIMKELKDLEKDPPASCSAGPVAEDIFHWQATIMGPADSPFAGGIFLVNIHFPPDYPFKPPKVSFRTKVYHPNINSNGSICLDILKEQWSPALTISKVLLSISSLLTDPNPDDPLVPEIAHMYKTDRVKYEATARSWTQKYAMG
- the LOC135641077 gene encoding aspartyl protease family protein At5g10770-like; translation: MGLLLCLPFYLLLSAASSPLNDVPNSSCSANFMGPLRNLNSSGLHLTLHHPRSPCSPAPFPDLPFSAILSHDEARVRSLAARLTKSMPKPVSSLLRPAAISVPLSPGNSIGVGNYITRIDLGTPAKSYVMLVDTGSSLSWLQCSPCSVSCHAQVGSVFNPASSATYRAVSCSASECDSLESATLNPSACSQSNVCIYQASYGDSSFSVGYLSKDTLSLGSGHRVANFVFGCGQDNEGLFGQSAGLIGLARNRLSLLSQLAPSLGYSFSYCLPTTGSTGYLSIGSYEPGQYSYTPMQSSSLDDTLYFVRLTSITVGGRGLPVSSSAYTGTPTVIDSGTVITRLPSDVYDALSSAVAAALRGYPRAPAYSILDTCFKGGLSRLAVPAVEMVFQGGATLRLAPRNVMIDVDSSTTCLAFAPSGRVAIVGNKQQETYSVVYDVGRLRIGFAAGGCG